A genome region from Erigeron canadensis isolate Cc75 chromosome 3, C_canadensis_v1, whole genome shotgun sequence includes the following:
- the LOC122593673 gene encoding structure-specific endonuclease subunit SLX1, with protein sequence MTRLLSTSFFRSLKPHNNRNNNKTLHLPKRSSASTELPISLSSASLKSPESQNLNDNSKNNWCVYLILSTNSPIKTYVGATNNFCRRLKQHNGELKGGAKASQAGRPWICACIIRGFETKSDACKFEFRWKNMSRKMTRERNSKDEGRLRLLQHRNKALQKVKGSINCINLEFDWKLELI encoded by the exons atgaCGAGATTACTGTCGACATCCTTTTTCAGATCTTTGAAACCTCATAATAATAGGAATAATAATAAGACTCTCCATCTTCCAAAAAGATCATCGGCATCAACCGAACTTCCGATTTCATTATCGTCGGCCTCCCTCAAATCACCGGAATCACAAAATCTTAATGATAATAGCAAAAATAATTGGTGCGTGTATCTAATCCTGTCAACCAATTCCCCAATCAAAACTTACGTTGGCGCCACCAACAATTTTTGTCGCCG CTTGAAACAACATAATGGTGAACTAAAGGGCGGTGCAAAAGCATCACAGGCCGGAAGACCATGGATTTGTGCTTGCATTATTCGAGGTTTCGAGACTAAAAGTGATG CATGCAAGTTCGagtttagatggaagaatatgtCACGTAAAATGACGCGTGAAAGGAATTCGAAGGATGAGGGAAGGCTTCGTTTGTTGCAGCATAGAAATAAAGCACTGCAGAAAGTAAAAGGTTCAATAAATTGCATTAATTTGGAATTTGACTGGAAATTAGAACTCATCTGA